TCTTGTCCGCGAACGGCGCCATTATTTTATTAGCTAATCCTTTTCTAACATCCATCTGATGAATTAAAATAGGCACTCTTAATATTTTTCCAGCAAAAATAACTGGAACGCTCACAAAACTTCCCGCTGATAAAATAATATCTGGCTTGAATTTCAAAATAATAAAAAAAGAAAGAAAAAATCCTATTAAAATTAAAAAAGGGTCAATAAAATTTTTAAAACTAAAATAACGCCTAAATTTGCCTGAAAAAATCGGCTTAACATCAACTCCTTTTTTTTCTAAAAATTTTTTTTCTGGTCCGTTTTTTGTAATAATAAATAAAAAACAATGATTTGCTTTATCATTTTTCATTTGTTCCATTATGGCTACAAGAGGCATTACTGAGCCCATTGTCCCCCCGCCTGTTAGTAAAATTTTTAAATTTTTATCAAAAACCATTGACATATTTTTTATATAATATTAATTGTAAGAATCAAGAGCGTTGTTTACACTTTCTGTCATTCCGGAAAATAGATTTTCTAAGCGAGCCTGCGAGCTTTTAGAAAATCATTTATCCGGAATCCAGAAATTCAATTGATTTGTGGTTATATATAGCGTGACAACCAAGAAAAATTTTTCAAAAAGTGTAAATAACGCTAGTATATCTTACATATTAATAATTGAAAAAAACTTTCAATATAGACCCCCCCCGTCCACATCTTTAATAGCTTTACTTTTTATCATCGATTATTAAAGAGGATCTGGGGTTTTTTTATATCTTTTTTTATTTGTTTAATCAACTTATCTTTAGAAGCAAATTTTTTTATATTTCTTATTTTATTAAAAATTTCAATTTCTAATTCTTTGCCGTAAATATCTTGGTTAAAATTGATTATTAAAACTTCCGCTGAAATATTATTACCAAAAGTTTTTTTAGGACCATAATGTAACAGTCCTTTATAAAAATTTTTTTTAAATTTAATTTTGCAATCATAAACGCCAAACTCTTCCAAGCTGTCAATTCCTGAATTCTCAATGTCTAAATTAGCTGTCTTAAAACCAATAGACTTTCCAACCCCCTCCCCTTTTATCACTTTTGATTTAATAATTACAGACATATTATTAAAAACTATACCATAATTTTAAGTAAAATCAAATCAAATTGATTGACAAAATGTAAAAATCCATTATACTAAAATAAAAATATAATAAACTAATCTAAAAATATGGCACACAAAAAAGCAGGTGGATCCTCGTCAAATATACGCGATTCAGAATCAAAGCGCTTGGGCGTTAAGCTTCATGATGGGCAATTCGCGAAAGCAGGATCAATTATTATCCGTCAAAGAGGAACAAAATTTCATCCAGG
This sequence is a window from Patescibacteria group bacterium. Protein-coding genes within it:
- a CDS encoding 50S ribosomal protein L27, yielding MAHKKAGGSSSNIRDSESKRLGVKLHDGQFAKAGSIIIRQRGTKFHPG
- a CDS encoding riboflavin kinase, with the translated sequence MSVIIKSKVIKGEGVGKSIGFKTANLDIENSGIDSLEEFGVYDCKIKFKKNFYKGLLHYGPKKTFGNNISAEVLIINFNQDIYGKELEIEIFNKIRNIKKFASKDKLIKQIKKDIKKPQILFNNR